The genomic region TAGCGAGTAACCATACCATCTTCATCACCTTCAAGCGCCAAATTTGCTAACTGCGATGCCGGTACGTTTTCTACATCGTAAATCTCACCAATAACCGTTGAATTAATGCCGTTGCCATCCGTTAATTGAAATTGATGAATCTCTGATGGCCAAAAGTACGATAAACCACGCGATGCGATTAAAAACAATAGACCAACCACCGAAATCAAACTGATGGTTACACCGCCAGCACTAAGCCAAACCCATGGCGATCCTGATTTAAACCAATTATTCATAATTGTTACTTCCTATAGCGAGCTGTATTTTTCACGAAGACGCTGGCGTACAAACTCAGCTACTGTATTAAATATAAATGTAAAGATGAACAGCACAAACGCGGCTAAGAACAAGATACGGTAATGTGAACTGCCGACTTCAGACTCAGGCATTTCAACCGCGATATTGGCGGATAAGGTACGCATACCTTGGAAAATACTCCAATCCATTACCGGCGTATTACCTGTTGCCATCAAGACAATCATAGTTTCACCTACCGCCCGGCCAAGGCCCATCATAATGGCTGAGAAGATACCTGGACTTGCGGTTAGCAACACCACTTTTACCAAGGTTTGCCACTGAGTAGCCCCTAGCGCCAAAGAGCCTGAAGTTAAGTGTTTTGGCACCGAAAAAATCGCATCTTCAGCCATAGAGAAAATGGTTGGAATAACGGCAAAGCCCATCGCGATACCAACGATTAATGCGTTACGCTGGTCAAAGTTAATACCTAAATCATTAGTCAAATACTGACGCATATCACCACCAAACAATGCGGCTTCGACATCACCAGACAAAGCAAATGATACCCAGCCAGCGGCAATGATAAACGGTAATAAAATCAGTGGTGAATACGCTTCTGGTAACCAAACTTTTACGTTCTTTGGTAAGTTGTGCCAGGCTACCGCAACGGCCACAATGGTGATTGGTATCACAACCAGTAAGGAAAATACCGCCGGTAAGTTCGCTTCGACTAATGGCGCTAACCAAAGACCAGCAAGGAAACCTAAAATAACGGTTGGCAAAGCTTCCATTAATTCGATGGTAGGTTTAACCGTTTTACGCAATGCCGGCGGCATAAAATAGGCGGTGTAAATAGCAGCCGCTAACGCAATTGGTACCGCAAACAACATCGCATAAAGCGCCGCTTTCATGGTACCGAATGAAATCGGCATTAACGAGAACTTGGCTTCAAAGTCATCAGAGCCCGACGTTGATTGCCAAATATAATCCGGCTCAGGGTAACCTTCATACCAAACTTCCTGCCATAATGCTGACCAGGTTACTTCTGGGTGTTCGTTATCAACTTTAACAGTTTCAATCGTTGCGCCATTATTGATAACGAGTGCGTTAGCGCGAGGGGCAATACTGACATGTTGCTCAGCCGAGTCGAGCAAATGAGCTTGCCATAATTCGGCCTCTGACGTGGTATAGTAAATTCCTACCAGCCCTGATGGTGTTACCGCATAAAAGCTCTTGCGATACAGCTCTGGGTATAAACGCACCACAGACTCGTTATCACTCACTGTGAATGAGCGAATGTGTTGAAATGCGCGCCCTTCTTCGCTTGCTACTTCAAAATATTGATGTACTTGACCATCGCTAGTACCGAGCAAAATGGAACTTGAACCAGACAATAACGCCATACTGGTTACAGTTTGCTGCCTAGCAACGGCCACAAAGGTACTGCGTACCGGTACCTCCCAATCGTCCTCTAGGTCATATACCAACACTTGTTGATCAATAACCGTAAATGCCGCGGTCATATCGGGGGTGATATCAAAAAAGTCGATATCATCTGCCTGCTCTTGAATAACTTGAAATTCTGTGGCGTATTCAGGATCGTAACTAAAGTCATCTTCAGCGATAAGCGACG from Thalassotalea sp. Sam97 harbors:
- a CDS encoding ABC transporter permease subunit; its protein translation is MISAGGISVLFTLVLIFLYLVYVVKPVFESASVEPSQIINTNIENSLVAGVDELQEIAYNIDNNGVIRFFQISQDDERQADQLLLEKVLIPADETVHRIVSSNTGQYLLVTEAGKVHLIVPKFRAEFVADKRNIYPYIDYPLGEQPLLIDEQEVTLMDVRFAMDSERAVFVALTEDNRLIKTSLIAEDDFSYDPEYATEFQVIQEQADDIDFFDITPDMTAAFTVIDQQVLVYDLEDDWEVPVRSTFVAVARQQTVTSMALLSGSSSILLGTSDGQVHQYFEVASEEGRAFQHIRSFTVSDNESVVRLYPELYRKSFYAVTPSGLVGIYYTTSEAELWQAHLLDSAEQHVSIAPRANALVINNGATIETVKVDNEHPEVTWSALWQEVWYEGYPEPDYIWQSTSGSDDFEAKFSLMPISFGTMKAALYAMLFAVPIALAAAIYTAYFMPPALRKTVKPTIELMEALPTVILGFLAGLWLAPLVEANLPAVFSLLVVIPITIVAVAVAWHNLPKNVKVWLPEAYSPLILLPFIIAAGWVSFALSGDVEAALFGGDMRQYLTNDLGINFDQRNALIVGIAMGFAVIPTIFSMAEDAIFSVPKHLTSGSLALGATQWQTLVKVVLLTASPGIFSAIMMGLGRAVGETMIVLMATGNTPVMDWSIFQGMRTLSANIAVEMPESEVGSSHYRILFLAAFVLFIFTFIFNTVAEFVRQRLREKYSSL